A portion of the Bacteroidetes Order II. bacterium genome contains these proteins:
- a CDS encoding phosphoribosylformylglycinamidine cyclo-ligase, giving the protein MITYRDAGVNIDAGNETVSRIKPLVRSTFTPGVLADIGAFGAFFKPDFTAYQEPVLVSSVDGVGTKLKVAFLMDRHNTVGQDLVNHCVNDIAVCGAVPMFFMDYFSTGSLNPRVVEEVIRGFSVACRENGCALIGGETAEMPDLYAPGEYDLAGTIVGMVDRAQILDGSRVQAGDVLIGLPSTGLHTNGYSLARKVLFSKYQIQDTPEALGGRTVGEVLLDVHRSYLSAIQLLAQKDIAHAFSHITGGGLIENTRRVIPKGMTLQVDWGAWDRPAIFNCIQSIGEVPEDDMRRTFNLGIGLVAVVAASQAQAALMLWNEAGEKPILIGEVVQDTAIA; this is encoded by the coding sequence ATGATTACCTATCGCGATGCAGGCGTGAACATTGACGCCGGAAATGAAACGGTGAGCCGCATTAAACCCTTGGTTCGGAGTACCTTTACGCCGGGCGTGCTGGCAGATATTGGTGCATTTGGCGCCTTTTTTAAACCTGATTTTACAGCTTATCAGGAACCCGTGCTGGTCTCTTCGGTGGATGGGGTGGGGACCAAGCTAAAGGTTGCTTTTTTGATGGATCGCCACAATACCGTCGGGCAAGACTTGGTAAACCATTGTGTGAATGATATTGCAGTCTGTGGGGCTGTTCCGATGTTTTTTATGGATTATTTTTCTACCGGATCCCTAAACCCAAGGGTGGTTGAAGAAGTCATTCGCGGTTTTTCTGTCGCATGTCGTGAAAATGGGTGTGCATTGATTGGAGGAGAAACGGCTGAAATGCCAGATTTATATGCGCCGGGGGAGTATGATTTGGCTGGAACGATAGTCGGTATGGTGGATCGGGCGCAAATTCTGGATGGTAGCCGTGTACAGGCTGGGGATGTTCTAATTGGATTGCCTTCTACGGGTTTACATACCAATGGTTATTCCCTTGCCCGCAAAGTGCTTTTTAGCAAGTACCAGATTCAAGATACGCCCGAAGCCTTGGGTGGACGTACAGTGGGTGAAGTTCTCTTGGATGTACATCGGTCCTATCTATCTGCTATCCAACTGCTCGCGCAGAAAGACATCGCCCATGCATTCTCGCATATTACGGGCGGTGGATTGATCGAAAATACCCGACGGGTCATTCCCAAAGGGATGACCTTACAAGTTGATTGGGGTGCTTGGGACAGACCCGCCATATTTAATTGCATACAATCCATTGGAGAGGTACCAGAAGACGATATGCGCCGAACTTTTAACCTAGGTATTGGCTTGGTTGCTGTGGTGGCGGCCTCTCAGGCCCAAGCCGCGCTGATGTTGTGGAATGAGGCTGGCGAGAAACCCATTCTGATTGGAGAGGTGGTGCAAGATACGGCAATTGCCTAA
- a CDS encoding T9SS type A sorting domain-containing protein: MKKVIFTFLLGLMVSSSVVLAARTPYKSFDDLLRITHDQPKSFALYQNFPNPFNPSTVIRFELKTKQYAKVNVYNILGKLIATLKDETMEPGVYEVKFNAGELPSGVYFYSLETRSGKMTRQMLLMK, translated from the coding sequence ATGAAAAAAGTCATTTTTACCTTTCTGTTAGGACTTATGGTAAGTTCGTCGGTTGTACTGGCGGCTCGTACACCCTATAAATCCTTTGACGATCTGTTGCGTATCACCCACGACCAACCCAAGTCATTCGCATTGTACCAAAATTTTCCGAATCCGTTTAATCCTTCTACGGTCATTCGCTTTGAGTTGAAAACCAAACAATATGCAAAAGTGAATGTATATAATATTTTGGGTAAGCTGATTGCTACGCTTAAAGATGAAACGATGGAACCCGGCGTTTATGAAGTGAAATTTAATGCAGGTGAATTGCCGAGTGGGGTTTATTTTTACAGCCTCGAAACCCGATCGGGTAAAATGACACGCCAAATGCTTTTGATGAAATAA
- a CDS encoding cupin domain-containing protein — MKKPTSAENAKSYQWGENAKGWWLVDNPHLSVVEEVAPPGNAEIRHLHHQSRQYLYVVEGEATVSIEHDEFVLHAGEGLEIPPKTYHQFRNESGKNVRYLVISSPKSTNDRKSFDW; from the coding sequence ATGAAAAAACCCACAAGTGCAGAAAACGCAAAATCTTACCAATGGGGTGAGAACGCCAAAGGCTGGTGGCTGGTGGATAACCCCCATTTGAGCGTCGTAGAAGAAGTTGCGCCTCCCGGAAATGCAGAAATCAGGCACTTACACCATCAGTCGCGACAATATCTATATGTGGTAGAAGGTGAGGCGACCGTTTCCATCGAACACGACGAATTTGTGCTACATGCAGGCGAGGGCCTCGAAATACCGCCTAAAACATATCACCAGTTTCGGAATGAATCCGGTAAAAACGTTCGGTATTTGGTGATTTCATCTCCCAAAAGTACCAACGACCGAAAAAGTTTTGATTGGTAG
- a CDS encoding response regulator transcription factor, which yields MRCLLVDDDDMARMLMEHYISQVSDLELVATCESAIQAANVLKKQSVDLIFLDVEMPEMTGLEFIQSLEHRPMVILVSAKEQYAVEAFDVEVTDYMVKPVKYARFLKAVQRAQSRMLAAKEKASPEQDYVFIKTEGRLVKLALTDIQWIEAQGDYVRIHTVKENYVVHGTIKGFEEKLPANAFSRVHRSFIVRIDQIVDIADSSIVIGRSVIPIGASFKDMLLKRLKTI from the coding sequence ATGCGCTGTTTATTAGTTGACGACGACGACATGGCCCGAATGCTCATGGAGCATTACATTTCTCAGGTCTCAGATCTGGAGTTGGTAGCCACCTGCGAATCGGCCATTCAGGCGGCCAATGTCCTTAAAAAACAATCGGTTGATCTGATTTTTCTGGATGTTGAAATGCCGGAAATGACGGGCCTCGAATTCATCCAAAGTTTGGAACACCGACCTATGGTTATTTTGGTAAGTGCAAAAGAGCAGTATGCCGTGGAAGCATTTGATGTGGAAGTAACGGACTATATGGTGAAACCTGTGAAGTATGCCCGCTTTTTAAAGGCTGTCCAGCGGGCACAGTCCAGAATGCTGGCCGCAAAAGAAAAAGCGTCACCCGAACAAGATTATGTGTTTATCAAAACGGAAGGGCGGCTTGTTAAGCTTGCGCTCACGGATATCCAGTGGATTGAAGCACAGGGAGACTACGTGCGGATCCATACCGTGAAAGAAAATTATGTGGTACATGGAACCATAAAAGGGTTTGAGGAGAAACTACCTGCCAATGCCTTCTCTCGGGTACATCGCTCGTTTATTGTACGTATAGATCAGATTGTGGACATTGCAGACTCATCTATTGTGATCGGGCGATCGGTTATTCCAATTGGGGCATCTTTTAAAGATATGTTACTTAAACGGCTTAAAACAATCTAA
- a CDS encoding PAS domain S-box protein has protein sequence MQFSGFDIAHDIATLYEISLSIGTSLDVQTNCAAFVEVLAARKNLDLVSVWVEKQAGEGRRYELLYAEPKIRMTEGVIAYDHPLALRTREAAFWSLSSEHEAFSELITEDIVYPEGVFAVFRLENLGFLKLYDAKRRLPFYTRELNQLQPIAQQFGESVSRCLAHQALLQELQERQRTTHRLRESETRKSAILESALDAIVTIDEYSRILEFNPAAERTFGYTKNEIIGQSLAEELLIPEHREILRKGIQNYLRTGQGPVLGRHMEMQAVHKNGQPFPVELAITPIENNDRRLFTAYLRDITERKRSEADLLRANDIAEQSIRSKERFLANMSHEMRTPLNAVIGLTHLLEETSLTRQQSRYLEAIQFSAGSLLALINDILDFAKIDAGKIDFEEVPFRLDELFKGLYAMLRFTAERKGLKLQILPEENLPQSVVGDQVRLRQILLNLVGNAIKFTEKGEVRLKVSADVVTEGKIPLVFIVEDTGIGISAEKLPRIFDSFSQAATDTTRKYGGTGLGLAIVKELVSQQGGNIEVKSVVNEGTVFRVVLPFLVSEQSVAASTTHEGLEVDQSLLNARILVVEDNNMNQFVAHQMLTKWGAVVDVAESGLVAIEKVRENHFDLILMDIQMPGMDGIEATKFIRQNLKKTSTELPIIALTASMLSENRAQVFEAGMNDFVLKPFEPAHLRKVLVSHWQKSQANKQPPKPAVLTTENSTPKAPVPVIESVPETIRWTTTPSFQPDSKPIAAPATGKKAVEKTPPPTTVVASPVIPLEFEVKPTPPNGDSLPAQSVNIQQLLDHSLGNKAFVVRVIDLFLMQTPEQIHELTEFWRRGNFAHVKFIAHKMKSSARMIGIDSLAQQLDTLEQDLTEGKTMSPQDGRMQFIVSLTDQAIAELKQHRTKLAN, from the coding sequence ATGCAATTTTCAGGCTTCGACATAGCACATGATATAGCGACGTTGTATGAGATTTCGCTGTCTATCGGGACTTCTTTGGATGTTCAGACCAATTGCGCAGCGTTTGTGGAAGTACTCGCTGCTCGCAAAAATTTAGATTTAGTTTCTGTTTGGGTTGAAAAACAGGCCGGGGAAGGACGTCGTTATGAGCTACTCTATGCCGAGCCTAAAATCCGCATGACGGAAGGAGTGATAGCCTACGATCATCCACTTGCCCTACGGACACGCGAGGCCGCATTCTGGAGCCTTTCCAGCGAACACGAAGCCTTTTCTGAATTAATCACCGAAGATATTGTTTATCCGGAAGGAGTATTTGCTGTTTTTCGATTAGAAAACTTGGGCTTTCTAAAACTGTATGATGCCAAGCGCCGACTTCCGTTTTATACCCGCGAACTAAATCAACTCCAGCCGATTGCCCAACAATTTGGTGAATCTGTTTCTCGTTGCTTAGCCCATCAGGCGTTGTTACAAGAACTACAAGAACGCCAAAGAACGACCCATCGGCTACGGGAAAGCGAGACCCGAAAATCGGCGATCTTGGAATCGGCATTAGATGCGATTGTTACCATAGATGAGTATTCACGAATTTTGGAGTTCAATCCAGCAGCAGAACGTACCTTTGGCTACACCAAAAACGAAATTATAGGGCAGTCGCTGGCAGAGGAATTGTTGATTCCAGAGCATCGCGAAATCCTCCGAAAAGGGATACAAAATTATTTAAGAACGGGGCAAGGGCCTGTTTTAGGTCGGCATATGGAGATGCAGGCCGTCCATAAAAATGGACAACCCTTTCCGGTTGAACTGGCCATCACCCCAATAGAGAATAATGACCGACGTTTGTTCACGGCCTATTTGCGTGATATAACCGAACGAAAGCGGTCGGAGGCCGATCTGTTACGTGCAAACGACATCGCGGAGCAGTCTATCAGGTCTAAGGAACGGTTTTTAGCCAATATGAGCCATGAAATGCGGACGCCTTTAAATGCCGTTATTGGTTTGACGCATCTTCTGGAAGAAACAAGCCTCACCCGTCAGCAATCTCGGTATCTGGAAGCCATTCAGTTCTCTGCCGGATCTTTGCTCGCGTTGATCAATGATATTCTCGACTTCGCAAAGATTGATGCGGGGAAAATAGATTTTGAAGAAGTACCATTCCGCTTAGACGAGTTATTTAAGGGTCTCTATGCCATGCTGCGGTTTACAGCCGAGCGCAAAGGACTTAAGCTGCAAATTCTACCAGAAGAAAACCTACCTCAAAGTGTAGTAGGGGACCAAGTTCGCCTCCGTCAAATTCTGTTAAACTTGGTGGGAAATGCCATTAAATTTACCGAAAAGGGCGAAGTGAGGTTGAAAGTGAGTGCCGATGTGGTTACCGAGGGAAAAATCCCATTGGTCTTTATAGTGGAGGATACGGGTATTGGGATTTCCGCTGAAAAACTGCCTCGAATTTTTGACAGTTTCAGCCAAGCAGCTACCGATACCACCAGAAAATATGGCGGTACAGGGTTGGGATTGGCCATTGTGAAAGAATTGGTGTCGCAACAAGGCGGAAATATCGAAGTGAAGAGTGTCGTAAATGAAGGGACTGTGTTCCGCGTTGTACTGCCCTTCTTGGTTTCGGAGCAGTCTGTTGCTGCTTCAACTACCCACGAAGGCTTAGAGGTGGACCAAAGCCTGCTCAACGCTCGCATTTTGGTGGTCGAAGACAATAATATGAACCAATTCGTGGCCCATCAGATGTTGACAAAGTGGGGGGCGGTAGTGGATGTGGCTGAAAGTGGTCTCGTAGCCATCGAAAAAGTACGGGAAAACCATTTCGACCTCATCTTGATGGATATTCAGATGCCCGGTATGGATGGTATTGAGGCTACCAAGTTTATCCGGCAAAATCTAAAAAAAACCTCTACGGAATTGCCGATTATTGCCCTGACGGCTTCTATGCTGTCGGAAAACCGTGCCCAAGTTTTTGAAGCAGGAATGAATGATTTTGTGCTAAAACCGTTTGAGCCTGCCCATTTGCGCAAAGTATTGGTCTCTCATTGGCAAAAGTCGCAAGCAAACAAACAACCTCCGAAGCCAGCAGTTCTGACGACGGAAAACAGTACACCAAAAGCCCCTGTTCCCGTAATTGAGTCTGTTCCAGAAACCATTCGCTGGACGACAACTCCTTCATTTCAGCCTGATAGCAAGCCGATAGCGGCACCAGCAACAGGTAAAAAAGCTGTAGAAAAAACACCACCCCCTACAACGGTAGTGGCTTCTCCTGTGATCCCACTCGAATTTGAGGTAAAACCCACTCCTCCCAATGGAGACTCACTGCCCGCTCAGTCGGTCAATATTCAACAATTATTGGATCATTCCCTTGGTAATAAAGCCTTTGTGGTGCGGGTCATAGACCTTTTCCTTATGCAAACCCCTGAACAGATTCATGAACTGACCGAGTTCTGGCGTCGGGGCAATTTTGCACATGTCAAATTTATTGCCCATAAAATGAAATCATCTGCCCGCATGATTGGCATAGATTCATTGGCGCAGCAATTAGACACGTTGGAACAGGACTTAACGGAAGGGAAGACCATGTCGCCACAAGATGGTCGGATGCAATTCATTGTTTCCCTTACAGATCAGGCCATCGCCGAATTAAAACAACACCGGACAAAACTGGCGAATTAG
- a CDS encoding ATP-grasp domain-containing protein: MNQAVNILITGAGGAAAVSVFKALNLPNITCFMADIDPYAAGLYLVSPERRILLPRGDHKAFIPTLLHACQSNGIDVLIPTVEVEFLSISKYRNLFEFDGTQLMLAPQETLDLCLDKWTLLQAAQEVIPIPRTALLTNTLDTTDWMLPVIAKPRKGSGSNGIHLIKSWDSLALVPKDESYIIQAYLPGPEFSVDVFATAKGKVMAAVPRERLKIDSGIAVAARIRRDPTLEKWAMKLAERLKLTFCANVQFKLDHDGTPRLLEINARFPGTMPLTVAAGINMPLLCLQSLYGETIHADQCKYEEISVMRYLQETIVPSGEVEALEKEKAYMTHPDRYKSALNSA, from the coding sequence ATGAACCAAGCAGTTAATATACTGATTACAGGTGCAGGAGGGGCTGCGGCAGTATCCGTATTTAAAGCCCTTAATTTGCCTAACATCACTTGTTTTATGGCTGATATAGACCCCTATGCTGCGGGCCTATATTTGGTTTCGCCGGAGCGCAGGATATTGTTACCACGTGGTGACCACAAGGCTTTTATACCAACCTTGCTCCATGCCTGCCAAAGCAATGGGATAGATGTGTTAATCCCTACTGTTGAGGTTGAATTTTTGTCAATATCTAAATACCGCAACTTGTTTGAGTTTGATGGAACCCAGTTGATGCTGGCTCCTCAAGAAACACTGGACCTGTGTCTGGATAAGTGGACACTTTTACAGGCCGCCCAAGAAGTCATTCCGATCCCACGCACGGCCCTGCTAACCAACACCTTAGACACCACCGACTGGATGCTCCCTGTGATTGCAAAACCCCGAAAAGGGAGCGGTTCAAATGGAATCCACCTGATTAAATCGTGGGATTCACTGGCACTCGTTCCAAAAGATGAGTCTTATATTATTCAGGCATATTTACCTGGCCCCGAATTTTCGGTAGATGTCTTTGCTACCGCCAAAGGCAAAGTGATGGCAGCAGTTCCCCGCGAGCGGTTAAAGATTGATTCTGGGATTGCCGTTGCGGCGAGGATTCGTAGAGATCCCACCTTAGAAAAGTGGGCCATGAAGCTTGCAGAACGCCTCAAGTTGACATTCTGTGCCAATGTCCAGTTCAAGTTAGACCATGACGGAACCCCACGTTTGCTCGAAATAAATGCACGTTTCCCCGGAACCATGCCCCTAACCGTAGCTGCAGGTATAAACATGCCTTTATTATGCCTTCAATCACTTTACGGTGAAACCATCCATGCAGATCAATGTAAATATGAAGAAATTTCCGTCATGCGCTATTTGCAAGAAACCATTGTACCCTCTGGTGAAGTGGAAGCATTAGAAAAGGAAAAGGCCTACATGACCCACCCAGACCGCTATAAATCCGCCTTAAATTCCGCCTAA
- a CDS encoding PHP domain-containing protein, with protein sequence MSAKKLNLREDLHIHSTFSDGADSIENNIRMAISRGLTHICCVDHVRRDTNWVPNYVDQIHQFRRKYGDQIKISIGIEAKFINAAGDLDLPDNIEGVEYIFAADHQFPYGIDIYNPRQIKELLDEGLVQQEVLFRHLIRATIGAMWKYSEQATVVIAHLFSILPKVGLLEQDIHIELKAALARAAIETGSQIEISERWQCPQLESAHFLWEMGVEMPVSTDSHKKETIGEYQFVRTIATQLPLLSIEID encoded by the coding sequence ATGTCTGCAAAAAAATTAAACTTAAGGGAAGACCTCCATATTCACTCCACCTTTTCGGACGGAGCGGATAGTATAGAAAACAACATCCGAATGGCAATCAGTCGCGGGTTAACGCATATTTGCTGCGTAGATCATGTGCGACGAGATACCAATTGGGTCCCGAATTATGTGGATCAGATCCATCAATTCAGACGCAAATACGGGGATCAGATCAAAATCAGCATTGGCATTGAGGCCAAGTTTATCAATGCCGCCGGAGATTTGGACTTACCAGATAACATAGAAGGGGTTGAATACATATTTGCTGCCGACCACCAGTTCCCCTACGGCATTGACATTTATAATCCCCGTCAAATAAAGGAATTATTGGATGAAGGTTTGGTACAACAGGAAGTTCTTTTCCGCCACTTGATTCGTGCGACCATTGGCGCAATGTGGAAATATTCTGAACAGGCAACGGTTGTGATTGCCCATTTATTCAGTATTTTGCCTAAAGTCGGTCTTTTGGAGCAAGACATCCATATAGAATTGAAAGCGGCTTTGGCGCGTGCAGCCATAGAAACCGGATCTCAGATCGAAATTTCGGAGCGTTGGCAATGCCCACAATTGGAATCCGCTCACTTCTTATGGGAAATGGGTGTTGAAATGCCTGTCAGTACCGATAGCCATAAAAAAGAAACCATTGGGGAATATCAGTTTGTCCGGACCATTGCCACACAACTACCTTTACTTTCCATCGAAATAGACTAA
- a CDS encoding glycosyltransferase family 2 protein, with protein sequence MVFFVILGTMPIFASFYQFILAGFHQFSDHYNRVENYYPRVAVVVPAWNEGAVIGATIDRLMKMEYPEDRLRVYVVDDASTDDTPDVIQQKAKEYSGRTFHIRREKGGQGKAHTLNHGIQQLLHSEPETTLNNTPEEVFNSPLEPDTETFTRPNFEQIGRYMPNWAHLDELAQVTGDQWVEALMIIDADVIFERDALRKMARHLSDPEIGAVTAYIKEGSSPGNYMQKFIGYEYITAQAASRRAQNVLGAMFCLAGGAQLHSRENLELIGGRIDTSSLAEDTFTTFKTQIEAGKKVVFEGNAIVWAEEPDDVNGLWKQRLRWARGNVQLTKHFKHLWFNKTYHRKLGGFAFGFIWFNIFLMPVLMILSSIGLVSLYFMDFPFAWEVFRAFWLFHAINYLFVTLMSFAIDPFTAKRTWLEGFLFPGIISFSVIVYSCFPGQFVRQVTEWLVGSGLFPPDWVVQGIILFIYAWQALCMVAAWGVRAIDKTRFKWLSPMLMYFVGFGPMLCAITFHSYILEAQGAEMKWDKTIKTGKVKS encoded by the coding sequence ATGGTTTTTTTCGTTATTTTAGGGACCATGCCTATTTTTGCATCTTTTTATCAATTCATTCTTGCAGGCTTTCATCAGTTTAGCGATCATTATAACCGTGTAGAAAACTACTATCCGAGGGTTGCTGTTGTTGTGCCCGCCTGGAATGAGGGCGCGGTGATTGGTGCAACCATAGACCGTTTGATGAAGATGGAATATCCCGAAGATCGGTTACGAGTATATGTGGTAGATGATGCCAGCACCGATGACACCCCTGACGTTATCCAACAAAAGGCAAAAGAGTATTCCGGCAGAACCTTTCATATTCGCCGCGAGAAAGGCGGGCAAGGTAAGGCACACACCCTCAATCATGGCATTCAGCAGCTTCTACATTCAGAACCGGAAACTACGCTAAATAACACTCCTGAAGAAGTTTTCAACTCGCCTTTAGAGCCCGATACAGAAACATTTACCCGCCCCAACTTCGAACAAATTGGACGTTATATGCCCAATTGGGCACATCTTGATGAATTGGCACAGGTCACAGGCGATCAGTGGGTGGAAGCCTTAATGATCATAGACGCCGATGTCATTTTTGAACGTGATGCCCTGCGCAAAATGGCACGCCACCTTTCTGACCCAGAGATTGGTGCTGTAACGGCTTATATAAAGGAAGGGTCTTCACCCGGAAACTATATGCAGAAATTTATCGGCTACGAATATATTACGGCACAGGCTGCTTCGCGACGGGCGCAAAATGTTTTAGGAGCGATGTTTTGTTTGGCGGGTGGTGCGCAACTACATTCCCGCGAAAACCTAGAACTCATAGGCGGACGGATAGACACCAGTTCTTTGGCAGAAGACACCTTTACTACATTTAAAACCCAGATCGAAGCAGGAAAAAAGGTGGTATTTGAAGGAAATGCGATTGTTTGGGCAGAAGAGCCGGATGATGTGAATGGTCTTTGGAAACAACGCTTGCGCTGGGCAAGAGGCAATGTTCAGTTAACCAAGCACTTCAAGCATCTTTGGTTCAACAAAACATACCACAGGAAGTTGGGTGGGTTTGCATTTGGGTTTATCTGGTTCAATATTTTTTTGATGCCCGTCCTTATGATCTTGTCTTCGATAGGCTTGGTTTCGCTTTATTTCATGGATTTCCCCTTTGCTTGGGAAGTTTTTCGGGCTTTTTGGCTTTTTCACGCCATCAACTATTTATTTGTTACCCTCATGTCTTTTGCCATTGATCCTTTTACAGCCAAGCGAACGTGGTTAGAAGGCTTTCTGTTTCCTGGCATCATTTCGTTTTCGGTAATTGTCTATTCTTGCTTCCCCGGTCAATTCGTGCGCCAAGTGACGGAATGGCTGGTTGGATCGGGGTTGTTCCCACCAGACTGGGTGGTTCAGGGAATCATTCTGTTTATTTATGCTTGGCAAGCCTTGTGTATGGTTGCGGCTTGGGGGGTGCGTGCAATTGACAAAACCCGATTTAAATGGCTCTCGCCGATGCTTATGTACTTTGTTGGTTTTGGCCCCATGCTGTGCGCAATCACGTTTCATTCATACATCTTAGAGGCACAAGGTGCAGAGATGAAGTGGGACAAAACGATCAAAACTGGCAAAGTAAAGTCATAA
- a CDS encoding exo-alpha-sialidase: MKVIHQMLFWASCVLLTTCQPVKLLHDDLSAQFFGIPQYDLDAESSLQQLVDQEKGQYLGHPTTVLLDDQKTVLVVYPRGHGKGAILYKKSENGGKTWSERLPTPENWDTSLETPTIYQIRTQAGGRRLLLFSGLYPIRLATSDDNGHHWTPLKPIGNFGGIVAMASLEVLKEGSLMALFHDDGRFIREKGAGERRFRVYKTLSSDDGKTWSEPIEILTDATLHLCEPGAIRSPDGRQIALLMRENSRKAPSQIVFSTDEGENWSQPRALPLALTGDRHTAKYLKDGRLFIAFRDMAEGSPTKGDWVAWVGTYQDLVEGKKGELRFRIKDNKNQWDAAYPGVEVFPDGRVLTVTYGHWSQGEEPYILAVHLPANLLFARKKSR, encoded by the coding sequence ATGAAAGTAATTCACCAAATGCTTTTTTGGGCCTCCTGTGTCCTACTCACAACCTGTCAGCCTGTCAAGTTGTTGCACGACGACCTATCTGCTCAGTTTTTTGGGATTCCACAATATGATCTGGATGCCGAATCATCTTTACAGCAGTTGGTGGACCAAGAAAAAGGGCAGTATCTGGGACATCCGACCACTGTCTTGCTGGATGATCAAAAAACCGTGTTGGTGGTTTACCCACGGGGGCATGGGAAAGGGGCTATTCTGTATAAAAAAAGTGAAAACGGTGGAAAAACGTGGAGTGAACGCCTCCCGACACCCGAAAATTGGGACACCTCGCTTGAAACACCCACCATATACCAAATCAGAACCCAAGCAGGTGGGAGGCGGCTTTTACTGTTTTCTGGACTGTACCCCATTCGACTGGCTACATCCGATGACAATGGCCACCATTGGACGCCACTTAAGCCGATCGGAAATTTTGGGGGCATTGTGGCGATGGCCTCATTAGAGGTTTTGAAAGAAGGCAGCCTTATGGCATTATTTCACGATGATGGACGTTTTATTCGTGAAAAAGGGGCAGGAGAACGGCGGTTTCGGGTGTATAAGACCCTTTCCTCAGACGATGGCAAAACGTGGTCTGAACCCATCGAAATATTGACCGATGCCACATTACACCTCTGTGAACCCGGCGCTATTCGATCGCCTGACGGGCGTCAGATTGCTTTGTTAATGAGGGAAAATAGCCGAAAAGCACCTTCTCAAATTGTTTTTTCGACAGACGAAGGGGAAAATTGGAGTCAGCCACGTGCTTTACCGCTCGCTTTGACTGGGGATCGTCATACGGCAAAATACCTGAAAGATGGCCGTTTGTTCATCGCTTTCCGGGATATGGCCGAGGGAAGCCCCACAAAAGGAGATTGGGTAGCTTGGGTGGGCACATATCAGGATTTGGTTGAAGGGAAAAAGGGGGAATTACGCTTCCGCATCAAAGACAATAAAAATCAATGGGATGCTGCTTATCCTGGGGTGGAAGTTTTTCCGGATGGGCGTGTTCTAACCGTTACTTATGGCCATTGGTCACAAGGAGAAGAGCCTTATATACTGGCGGTTCATTTGCCCGCCAATCTCCTATTTGCCCGCAAAAAAAGCAGGTAA